The Lysobacter sp. HDW10 genome window below encodes:
- a CDS encoding GGDEF domain-containing protein, with protein sequence MRDQVRTKAAQAPIDTALLLCAFDAPDFPLGCVQLDRQFHIVSVTAAALRDIGGTTEDALGHALKQWRYLRLEFAVKLMDALTCLSEANQTSTVFTEDAEIERCLRWTVVRCEGANPADDQTPAYLLIVGQVPYTGNRDGAQRRLQEVMRDLFEQSPLGEAYVSIEGEFLKSNQSLCNMLGYTEGELRNLDFQQITHPEDLSRDLMKVTDMLDNRIRSYHIEKRYIRKNGEIMWGHLYVSAHRDEHGKVTHFVVLIEDVTPRKHLEQKFEGEVAKLQDQLLMRQQEVTALHARLDRLALVDPITGLLNKQGLDIELARAFLLASEDAEPYAVIDLRFEGFEAFANAQSVDATNKLLRLIGESLHHLVRRSDVVGRRAQDNFVVALGQRAVLGVGVEEIARRIGNAMTKDYDIDGESVPLKVELGMSERQEGDSLEDMLARAQVMPA encoded by the coding sequence ATGCGGGACCAGGTCAGAACGAAGGCAGCACAAGCACCGATAGATACGGCGCTCTTGCTGTGTGCGTTTGATGCGCCCGATTTTCCGCTCGGCTGCGTACAGCTCGATCGCCAGTTCCATATCGTGTCGGTCACTGCCGCAGCGTTGCGTGACATCGGCGGCACTACAGAAGACGCCTTAGGCCACGCGCTCAAACAATGGCGCTACTTGCGCCTCGAATTTGCCGTTAAGTTGATGGACGCCTTGACCTGCTTGAGTGAGGCCAATCAAACGTCGACGGTATTTACGGAAGACGCCGAGATTGAACGTTGCTTGCGTTGGACGGTTGTGCGTTGCGAGGGGGCGAACCCGGCCGACGATCAAACGCCTGCGTACTTGCTCATCGTTGGACAAGTGCCTTACACAGGCAATCGCGACGGCGCGCAACGCCGCCTGCAAGAAGTGATGCGCGACTTATTCGAACAATCGCCTTTGGGCGAAGCGTACGTCAGCATCGAAGGCGAGTTCTTAAAATCCAACCAGTCGCTATGCAACATGCTCGGGTATACCGAAGGCGAACTGCGCAACTTGGACTTTCAACAGATTACGCACCCGGAAGATTTGTCGCGCGACTTGATGAAGGTCACCGACATGCTCGATAACAGAATCCGTTCGTACCATATTGAAAAGCGCTACATCCGCAAGAACGGCGAGATCATGTGGGGGCATCTGTATGTCTCTGCGCACCGGGATGAGCATGGCAAAGTCACGCACTTCGTCGTCTTGATTGAAGACGTCACCCCACGCAAGCACCTTGAGCAAAAATTCGAAGGTGAAGTTGCAAAGCTGCAAGATCAGCTGTTGATGCGGCAACAAGAAGTGACGGCGCTGCACGCACGTTTGGATCGCTTGGCTTTGGTGGACCCCATCACCGGATTGCTCAACAAGCAGGGTTTGGATATTGAGTTGGCGCGCGCGTTTCTACTCGCCAGTGAAGATGCCGAACCCTATGCCGTGATCGACCTGCGGTTTGAGGGCTTTGAGGCGTTTGCAAATGCACAAAGCGTCGATGCAACCAACAAACTCTTGCGCTTGATCGGCGAAAGCTTGCATCACTTGGTGCGACGCAGCGATGTGGTGGGTCGGCGTGCACAAGACAATTTTGTGGTGGCCTTGGGGCAACGTGCTGTACTTGGTGTGGGTGTGGAAGAGATTGCGCGCCGAATCGGCAATGCGATGACGAAGGACTACGACATTGACGGCGAGAGCGTGCCGCTAAAAGTGGAACTGGGGATGTCTGAGCGGCAAGAGGGCGATAGCTTGGAAGACATGTTGGCTCGTGCGCAGGTGATGCCGGCCTGA
- a CDS encoding pyridoxamine 5'-phosphate oxidase family protein, whose product MTDATELREKFWKHLDSDRTVMLCADGVPPRPMTAMREDESGPIWFFTSIETEMGQASEKGRTLSAVMMLTSKNHELFASAVGQLKQDNDRTVIDALWNPFIAAWFSGKDDPKLRLLRFEPEQAEVWENANSLFAGIKLLLGVDPKKDFKDQAKKIAL is encoded by the coding sequence ATGACTGACGCTACTGAACTGCGTGAAAAATTCTGGAAGCATCTTGATTCAGACCGCACCGTCATGCTCTGTGCGGATGGCGTGCCGCCGCGTCCGATGACAGCGATGCGCGAAGATGAAAGTGGTCCTATTTGGTTTTTTACCTCGATTGAAACTGAAATGGGGCAAGCCAGTGAAAAGGGTCGAACACTTTCTGCAGTCATGATGCTGACCTCGAAAAATCACGAATTGTTTGCAAGCGCAGTCGGTCAGCTAAAACAAGATAACGATCGTACGGTGATCGACGCCCTTTGGAATCCCTTCATCGCTGCTTGGTTCAGCGGTAAGGACGATCCGAAGTTGCGCTTGTTGCGATTTGAACCGGAACAAGCCGAGGTGTGGGAGAACGCAAATAGCTTGTTTGCCGGGATCAAGTTGTTGCTCGGTGTTGACCCGAAAAAGGACTTCAAGGATCAAGCGAAAAAAATTGCGCTCTGA